One Solanum lycopersicum chromosome 4, SLM_r2.1 DNA window includes the following coding sequences:
- the LOC101267017 gene encoding AT-hook motif nuclear-localized protein 10-like has product MDSQKTSVGAKIVQTSSNHGELFGVVGKAQVILVKTGEDIVSKIMNLSQQGPMKICVHSATGGICNVTLQESATGGGIVTYEGQFFIISLSGSVMLSKSSRTCDLSVMLSRSDHIVLGGCVAGKLIAATPVQVVLSSFIPEKEKPESKGDDDAPKGIRIVDPPGSCVGN; this is encoded by the exons ATGGATTCTCAAAAGACCTCCGTTGGTGCTAAAATCGTTCAAACTTCATCGAATCATGGAGAACTTTTTG GTGTAGTTGGTAAGGCGCAGGTAATCCTTGTGAAAACTGGAGAG GACATTGTGTCTAAGATAATGAATTTATCACAACAAGGACCTATGAAAATTTGTGTTCATTCTGCAACGGGTGGCATATGCAACGTCACCCTCCAAGAGTCTGCAACGGGTGGTGGCATTGTGACATATGAG ggtcaatttttcatcatctcATTATCAGGGTCAGTCATGTTGTCAAAAAGTAGTAGAACATGTGATCTTAGCGTGATGTTATCTAGGTCAGATCATATTGTTCTTGGCGGTTGCGTTGCTGGAAAGCTCATAGCTGCTACCCCGGTACAG GTGGTTCTGAGTAGCTTTATTCCCGAAAAGGAAAAGCCCGagtctaagggtgatgatgatgCTCCCAAGGGTATTCGAATCGTTGATCCCCCCGGTAGCTGTGTAGGCAATTGA